ataaaagtggtgatGTTTTTCCGTTTACGGTAATATACTGAAAAAACGACCATCAATTTTACGGTAATTTcaccaacaaaaaaacacaaaacaatgcTATcggttactgtaaattgaaaagtagtactactgttttttgtgtggtaaaatgttggcaactgagctgacagttgttttaccataaaatctatggtcgtttttttacagtgcaatactgtaaatgcAAAAATGATACAACCTGAccgctgttttgtttttgttttttgtggtaagattactgtaaaatctatgggtTTCTTTCACAGTgtatttattactgtaaatggaaaaacactactgctgttatctttacagtaaaattgtgatgAATGAGATCCCAGTTATTTGTTTTTGTCCGCAAATTGATGGTCATTTTTACattataaatggaaaaacagttccaCATTTTTCTATTGTAAAATTCTAGTGACTGAGGTGACTTTTTCttggtttttactgtaaattgacgATTGTTGTATTTACATTACTgtaatttactgtaaattgaaaaacagtaccactgttttttacggtaaaattctgacaactgaagtgacatttgtttttttgttttgttttttttagcttaaaTTGACGGCCgttgtttttgcagtgcattaatCTAAATTGAAAAGCAGTACCATTGTTTTTTGCAATAACATTTTGGCTACtgcgctgccagtttttttttactgtaaaattggcaTTTGCTGTAAATGGAAATACTCAACTGCTGTTATATTTACATTAAAATTGTGATGACTGAGATGCcagttatttgtttgtttttttaccgcaaatgtatggtcgtttttacattgcattaatgtaaaaagaaaaacaccaccacttttatttttacagtaaaattctggaaacCGAGATGCaagtttgggttttttttgcgtAAAACGCCAGctttttattaccgtaaaatatccaatcgttgtttttacagtacattactgtaaattaaaaaacagtaTTACCCAttcttttttacaataaaattctggcaacttagatgacagttgggttttttttaactgtaaattgACGGTCGTTTTTACATTGCATTACTCTAAATTGAAAAGCGGTATCATtgttttttgcagtaaaattttggcaactgagctgccagtattttttttacagcaaaattgtctcttttttttttttacagtgtataacagtaaataaaaaaCACTATAACTTTTATTTTTCCAATAAAAGTTTGTCAATTTAGATACCAGTCTAAATTAACTGgggtcgggatctttctgtgtggagtttttgtgggttccctccgggtactccggcttcctcccacctccaaagacatgcacctggggataggttgattggcaacactaaatggtccctagtgtgtgaatgtgagtgtgaatgttgtctgtctatctgtgttggccctgcgatgaggtggcgacttgtcctgggtgtacctcgtcttccgcccgaatgcagctgaggtaggctcgagcaccccctgcgactccgaaagggacaagcggtagaaaatagatggatggatgtttttacagtgcattactgtaaattgaaaagcgGTACCATTGTTATTTTGTTATTCAACTTAGattaggtttttgttttttttttaccatgaattgactgTTGTTAAACtgcattactgtaagttgaaaaacaataccactgttttttacggtgAAATTCTGCCAACAGAGGtgacagttgtttttttgttttgtcttttttactgtaaattgacggtcttttttttttttacagtgcattactgtaaattgaaaagcggtaccattttttgttttttacagtaaaatgttggcaactaaACTCCCAGTTTGTTTTACCTTAAAATCtgtagttgttgttgttacagtgcattactgtaattaaaaaaaaaactctaccacttttatttttacagtaaaatcttggAAACTTAGATgacagttctttttttttttttttttttttttttttactgtaaatggactttcgtttttacagtgcattactgtaagttgaaaaacagtaccattgtttttttacagtaacatattgGCAACTAAGCtcccagtttttttttaccttaaaatctatagttgttgtttttacagtgcattactgtaaattaaaaaacactACCACTTTCATtcttacagtaaaatcctggAAACTTAGATGACagggttttttgtttttgccGTAAATggactgttgtttttacagtgcattactgtaagttgaaaaatagTACcattgttttttacggtaaaattcagcCAACTGAGgtgagttatttttttaatgtttttttatactgtaaattgacagtcgttgtttttacagtgcattactattaAATTGAAAAGCAgtaccattgttttttttttacagtaaaatgttggcaactaaGCTCCCAGTTTGTTTTACCTTAAAatctatagttgttgtttttacagtgcattactgtaaattaaaaagcagtaccattgtttttttacagtaaaattttggcacctaagCTCCCAGTTTCTTTTACCTTAAAATCAATAGTTGTAAAATTGTGACGACTGAGATGCCAGTTATTTGTTTTTGTCCGCAAATGTatagttgtttttacagtgcattactgtaaattaaaactaCCACTTTTATTTGTACAGTAAAATTCCTATAAACTTagatgacagtgttttttttggggggggtgggggggttaccgtAAATTGAccgtcgttgtttttacagtgcattagtcttattttgaaaaacagtTCCAcattttttgcagtaaaattctgccgactgaagtgacatttttttttttttactgtaaatcacCATTTATTTTCTCGGTTTCTTTAAGTGTTTCTTAGAGCCAGAAAGTTGGGTTGGTGTAATCAAAATATTCTTGTTTGGCACAAAAGTGctacttttttttggtaaaaaagggTAACGCCAACAAAAGACCCCTGAGAATAAATCCCGGATGGAATGGAAGTGTTTGATTTGAGGGGTTTGCGCCCTCTGCAAGACTGGGAGGGAACATTTTGGCCGTCAACATGTTTTACGAGTGGTCTtggtggtgggggtgggggaATCTTGGACAAGACCGTGTGGTGAAGTCACCTGGTGTGGGTCTGAAATAGCCTCCAGAGGCTATAAAGGGATCCTGGTCTGGATCCTTCCATCAGACAAAGGTCCTGACCGCCTGTGCAAGAGAAGGAAGCGCTTCAAGTCGGTGGCAAAGAAGGCGAAGGATACAAGAACGACAAAAGGATATTTTTGGGGAACTTTCCTGGTCTCTAAAGTCCCCCCTGCTTGGCCAAGGGGAGGGAGATCCAGACGGGTGCAGGAATGAAGTACAATTACCACGTACCAGCGTCCACGTACACGCGCCGCCCCCACTTCACTCCCGCACTCGCACAGTCCGGTCAGTACAGCGCCGCCTCAAGGTACGCGTCAGGTCAATACAGCGGTACGCACAGCGTGCCCTCGTACTACACGCCCTCGTACAACACGCCCTCGTACTACACGCCCTCGTATAACACGCCCGCATACACGTCCGCCCGCTATGGCGCGACACGCCGCACGCCAGCGCGGGACAAGCCGGCCCCGGTGATCCCGGCTGTGCCTGCGAAGAAGAGCGTGCACTTCCCCAACGACATCGTCTTCCAGGACCTGGTGCGCCGTGGCGAGCTGGAGCAGATCGTTCGCTTCGTCCGGACCAGGAAGGTTCGTGTGGACGCGCTCTTTCCTTCGGGTGAGTAGCTCGCCATTTCTGACTTCATTTGGCGTGCGAGGATGTAGATTTTTACGATTTTAGTCGACCGTAAAATTCACCATGGTTTTTACAGcgaattactgtgaatggaaaaactgttatttttactgtaaagttcTGACCAATGAACTGCCAGGTTttatacagtgcattactgtaaattaaaagaagataccacatttttttttcagtaaaattctaGTTACTGAGCTGCAGGTGTTTTTTTATAccggaaaatatttgtttttacagcacgttactgtaaattgaaaaacagtaccactgttttttacagtaaaattatgacgaCCAAGCTGCCATTTTTATCCCGTAAAATTTATGCAATTGATTTTActatgcattactgtaaattgaaaaaagttaccactgtttttttgcagtaaaattttgGCCACTGAGTTGTCagattttttgttagttttttaccgtaaaatcattgATTTTACAGGGCATTACGGTAAATCCAAAAATGGTacctgtttttttacggtaaaatgctGGTGACTGAGCAGTCCGCTttctttaccgtaaaatctacagccgttgtttttacagtgtgtagctgcaaattgaaaaacggtaccactgtttttttacagtaaaattatgacaattgAGGTGCCATTTTTTATCCCGTAAAATGTATATAAttgattttacagtgcattactgtaaattgaaaaaagttaccactgttttttcatagaaaaattctggccactgacttgccagttttttttgtttttttgttttttaccgtcAAATCATTGATTTCACAGTGCATTACGATAAATCAAAAAATAGTacctgtttttttacggtaaaatgctGGTGACTGAGCAGTCCGCTttctttaccgtaaaatctagagctgttgtttttacagtgtggaactgtaaattgaaaaagggTACCActctttttttacagtaaaattatgacaactGAGCTACCATTGTTTCCCCTAAAATGtatgtcattgtttttacagaacattactttaaattgaaaaaagttactactgtttttactgtaaaattctggccactgagctgccagtttatttgttgttgttttttttaccgtagaaTCAttgattttacagtgcattactgtgaattgaaaaaatggtaccactgttttacggtaaaattctggcgactgagcagtCGGCTTTCTTTACCGTCTATGGTCGTTGTTTTtgcagtgcgttactgtaaaggAGAAAACAGTACCactaatatttttacaaaaatgttctgGCGACTGAATTGCCagcttttaccgtaaaatctacagccgTTGTTTTAATCACTGTAAATTAAGAAATGttgccactgtttttttttttttacgataaaattctggcgactgcgcAGTCGGATTTCTGTACCGTAAAATTtacggtcgttgtttttacagtgcgttactgtaaagcatacttgccaaccctcccgtttttaccgggagactcccggtattcagcgcctctcccgataacctcccggcagaaattttctcccgacaaactcccggtattcagccggagctggaggccacgccccctccagctcaatgcggacctgagtggggacagcctgttctcacgtccgctttcccacaatataaacagcttgcctgcccgatgacgtcataacatctacggcttttagagagtagagtgcacaactgcgcacacaacaaggagacgaagcagaagaactaggaagttacagacatggcgacgccgtcgacgagcaagatgaagaaatacgcttgcaagttccaaaacgaatggaagcaagaatttcagttcatccaggacagttcgaaggggaaggggtatgtatgttgcctgtacattttgtagaagtTCTACAAaatgtgttcaatggagaagtctgttctacagtAGAACAAAGGTAGAAGTTCTACAAaatgtgttcaatggagaagtctgttctacagtagaacagacttctccattgaacacggtggccgaaatgatatactcattcatgaaggGAGAAGTTAAataggacaatgctgccatctactggatagcctccggaacactgaaattcaagtatttattttatttatatgtataataaaatatatatatatatatatatatatatatatatatatatatatatatatatatatatatatatatatatatatatatatagctagaattcactgaaagtctagtatttcatacatatatatatgtatgtatgaaatacttgagttggtgaattctagctgtaaatatactctcctcttaaccacgcccccgacccaaccacgcccccacccccgaccaagcccccccaccccccacctcccgatatcggaggtctcaaggttggcaagtatgctgtaaaggaaaaaaacagtatcactaatatttttccaaaaatgttctgGCAGCTTTTATCAAAAAATCTACAGCTGTTGTTTTAACAGTGACTGACTAAATTAAGAAATGTTGCCactgtttttacagtaacattcagggcactgagctgccaggttttcctttactgtaaaatcattgtttttacagtgagttactgtaaatggaaaaacggtacaatttttataaaaatgttctaGCGACTGAACTCTCAGGTTTTACCTAAAAATCAAGTCATTGTTTTTAGAATGTGTTAATGTAAATGTAATGCCGGTACCactaatatttttacagtaaaattcctgtGACTGAACTGactatttttaccgtaaaatttagggCTGTTGTTTTCATGTCATTGTTTTAACAGTACATTACTTTAGATTGAAAAAAAGGTACCAatgtttacagtaacattctggccactgagctgcttgttttttttttttttaccatagaaTAAttgttttcacagtgcattactgtaaatgaaagaaCGGTGGCAGTAATATTTTTACAAAactattctggcgactgagctgtcaAAACATTTACCGGAAAATCTCCAGccgttgtttttacggtgcgttacagtaaattgaaaaacggtatctttgtttttttacagtaaaattctggccattAAGCTGCCAGGTTTTCTTTTACCATAAAAATCATTgtatttacagtgcattactgtaaatgaaaaaacgttGCCAGcgtttaactgtaaaattccgccaactgagctgccaggttttaccgtaaaatctacggctgttgtttttacagtgttttactgtaaaattgttgtttttacattatactacggtaaatggaaaaatagcctttgtttttacagtaaaattttgtcaattgagcggacaggttttttgtttttttgacggTAAAATCTgtttacagcaaattactgtaaatggaaaaacggtaccactgttatgtTTAAGGTAAAATTGttgcgactgagctgtcagtatttttaccctaaaattgttgttttttccgGTGCAATACTGGAAATTAAAAAACACGGTAGGCTACCGTAATATTTTTACGGTAagattctgtcgactgagctgccagttttgttgcGTAAAATCAGTgtctgttgtttttacagtgcattattgtaaATGGACCCCCAGTGCCACTGTTATTTACCGTAAAGTAATATTGTAAAAAGTACCACTGTAGTTTTTACCGTATGACACGTTTTATTGGGCATGAGGTGCATGTGAGCTATAAAATCCCATGGTGTGTTGCATGCAGGTATGGCCGCGCTACACGAGGCGGTGCTGACGGGAAACCTGGACGTGGTCAAACTATTGGTCAAGTACGGCGCCGACGTCCATCAGAGGGACGAGGACGGCTGGACGCCGCTGCACATGGCCTGCAGTGACGGCTTCCCCCAAATTGCAAGGTACGTCAAATGATTCCGAaatgaaaaactaaaaattaCTGAATCAGGGGGTGTCCAGACCGTGGCCCGccagcgtcttcaatttggctCGTGAGATGTTGTGAGTTTAATCAGGACTTTGGTTGCAGGGAAATGTCATTTTATTTTTGAAGTTACATCATAATCTGTTGCCATCTTGTGGTCATCATGAGCAAGTCAGGCCTATGACCAATTATAACACTTTGAAAGGAGTAAAGCGCTGCATTTACTTGTATGAACCATTGCAAACAACCATCCCTaatcatgggggggggggggtcaaaccaacaaaaaatgccaacagacatggtcacacaacacaatataacacaattGCCCTATATCCCTAAAAAAGACCAACACTTACTAGAGAATGAACTTAAAACTGTCCCATGGAGTGACATAAATTGGACAAGCACCGAACATGCCTGTGATGAcctaatgacaaaaatcaaagagattatctgtaaatacactaaaacaaaacccagaaagaaaagtgctaaaataaaaataccttggattaatgaaacaatttggattctaatgaaaaatcgggactcagctctcaaaagagcaattaaaacaggtctaaatacggaTCGTATGATTTTTTAaagtttgaggaacaaagttacaatgcttaTGCAGAAGTCtagggctgactttcacttagaattaatcaaagctgcaaaagggaacattagacagttatggaaaaccattgacacactcactggaagagagcaaacaagaaacaacactataacattaaatatcaatggcactactatcacagacagtctggacataagtaatcattttaatgaacatttcatccagtctgtacaaaccctgaataaaaaattccctcaaaatcagtgcaaagaattgccatttattcaggatggactaagtttagaattaacaaaGGTAAACAAAATCCTCTCTGCATTATcaaactcacgatctagagatatatacggtctggacactttcttcctaaaaacgtataaagatagtcttactgctcctataacaacattgatgaataaatcaataacagaaaacactttccctaccacgttgaaaactgccactatcatcccaatccataaagcaggaaataaacaagacatcaataattacagaccaattagccttctccccgttatatccaaggcaatagaaaaagtgatcgttgagcaactcacagaacatttggactatgaagacctcctacatcccatgcagtttgggtttcgggcaaatcactcgaccgaaactgcatgttgccttctactagaaacaatcaaacaaaaccttgataatggaggtgtagttggagcaatattcttagacctccgcaaggcattcgatacagtcagtcaccccacgttacttacaaaattaacatcttttaaactgtcgacagatactctggcctttattatgtcatatctatctggtcggacccaatgtgtccgtattgataacacaacatccagtttcactgctactgatattggcctgccacaaggctctaatatcggccctcttcttttctccaagTATATAAACGACCTGCtatctgtatgtgaggatgtaaatatccagatgtatgcagatgacacggttatttatacttggggaaaggacgctgaaacggttgccagaaaacttacagaagccatggagaaggtggcaagatggctacatgactcttgtcttacattaaacattaagaaaactgcaacaatgtattttgtaaacaaatataaaatgtcatcctttccaaatataacggttaataaggaaataatacaaaatgttagtgaatatcgttacctgggtgtcattttagagccaacacttggctttaaaaaacatatcaagcagatgtgccagagtcttaaatacaacataaaaacgttcaaatgtatcaggaattcattaacactggaggcagctcaaacttattttaatgcaatgattatgtctcgtttttattattgtataacatgttggtcgcaggcaagcaaaatgacactgaggccattggaaactttgcacaaacaatccctcaaaatccttgaccgaaaaccacaacaccaccatcactgtttagttctccaaaaatatagattgttaaatttagctaacattcaaagattagcatcaatacgaatggcccatcgaatcctaaataacactgcaccagcgccacttaagcactttgtccagtttacatctgctgtgacaactagaaacacacgagcctccaccagggggcagtgtagcatacccagatgtaaaacctcttttgcacaatcagccttttcaaataaagccataaaggaatggaacaacctcacaacaaacttgaaaagtcttaacagattactcttcattcacaattgaagttaaaaggtggctttggagcaatcaaagctgctcacacggtcactaaggtgggcattatgtttgacacatcaacctaatgtgtatcatatttatccatgagagcatttttatcgtaaattgtgaggtgtgtctgttaaaatcatggttgtttttacaaatgatgacagatgtgaacaaaagcatgtattgtctttgtgtgatgatgtaaatgaggtgtggttgtattgtatattaagtatgtgtacatgaaagggcattttatgacttttcttaatttaaaaacatgctatagtatttttttattgtcataattttattgcatgatttttgtatccctttaatttaggtagccagggactgcagatggaaattagctatttagctataatctggtacagaacatatctgtcttcgagcttaatgtttctgtgcattgtcccttcaaataaagactaaactaaactaatttGTGGATATTATCAAAAACgtccatgaacaaaaaaaaaaatctaaattacaccatttaaaatccattacaaagcatgatgggaaaactgCAATACACTCCACATTTattcatgtttggcacattttagctgcttgatatttctaattgtttacaaacattataaggaggttgtcatggaagtaaacaaggtaggagtcgaactttcacatactgttaatatacaattatactaattatatatgtagtatattaatataatatgtacacatacgcatatacatatatatgtatataagcatatatatatgtatatacatatatatgtatatacatatatatgtatatatgtatatacatatatatatgtatatatgtatatacatatatatatatatatatatatatatgtatatacatatatatgtatatacatatatatgtatatgtatgtatgtatatatatactgtatatatgtatatacatatatatgtatatatatatttacacatatgtatatgtatgtatatatatatatgtatatgtttgtatatgtatgtatatttgtatatgtatatat
This genomic interval from Entelurus aequoreus isolate RoL-2023_Sb linkage group LG06, RoL_Eaeq_v1.1, whole genome shotgun sequence contains the following:
- the ppp1r27a gene encoding protein phosphatase 1 regulatory subunit 27, with translation MKYNYHVPASTYTRRPHFTPALAQSGQYSAASRYASGQYSGTHSVPSYYTPSYNTPSYYTPSYNTPAYTSARYGATRRTPARDKPAPVIPAVPAKKSVHFPNDIVFQDLVRRGELEQIVRFVRTRKVRVDALFPSGMAALHEAVLTGNLDVVKLLVKYGADVHQRDEDGWTPLHMACSDGFPQIASYLLSIGASTEAENESGEKPADLIDPDCTELAKLFEAACL